The genomic stretch CTGAAGTAGTACGTCAAGCGGATCGTGCACAACGGTGGCGGGTTCAATGGTTGTAGATCGTCGCGCCATGCTATCGCCCCTTCCTGCGCGTCGGCTTCGTCGGGGTAGTGTTGACCGAGCGCGTGAGGTTGTCCCTGATGCGACGGTCGGTGGCGTGCAGATTCATCAGCGAAATTTCTTCGTCCGTCAGCCCCCGCATCAATGTTGGTAGTGGCACGCGCTGGTTTTTGGCAAAAGCCAGCATTCTGCTAAGGTGTGTAATTGCCAGATCTTCTGCACGCGTCATTTTTGTTTCACCTTTCGTGTTCCCGTAGTAGGTTGTGTGCCGAAATAAACCAGCAGCTTTTCGCCGGTGCGCAAACTACATCCGCGACCTTCGACGACTCGACGAAGTGTGCTTCTACTCACTCCCGCGCCTTTCGCCGTCGTGGCCAACGGTTGCAGCAGAATCCTGCGTCGCAGCCATTTTCCGATTGTGCTTGCGTCCATCGACATGACCAGAATTGTACATGGTACATAATGTAGAGTCAACTACTTGTGTAGCTACCACTACAGACCCCCACGGCCACCTTGCAGGATTGCCCCAATTCTTGCCGCGCACCCCACAAATGGCGGGTTGAAGTGTACCCGATGCTACGAATATCTAGAGAAAAACCCGTTATTAGCGTCCCAACAAGGCTCGCCGCCATTCGGATTGAATACCTTGTTTCGCTAGAATATCTGCGGCTCTTGTTCGCAGCCGCCGGGGGGGGTGCGAAAAGAACCTACGTCGCCGTCAGGAGCCGCGTAGCTCGGCCGTTCAGTCGCCAGCACCGCCAGCGCGAACACTTCGCACGATGCCGAGCACCGCCCGGCGTAGCGGCGGTGCCAGCGTCGGCCACGCCGCGAGCACTTCGGCGAGTTCCGAATCGTCGCCAACCGTCGGCACTACTGGCGGCACCGATTCGGCACCGCTCGTAAGTGCATTGTCTGTAGGCGCTTGCGGAAGAGAGCAGCGGCCTTCTAAGTCGCAGGTCGGTGGTTCGAGTCCACCCGGGCGCGCTTCGGAAATGTCACACCGTGCCGCGCCATTCCGCGCAGCATCCCGGTATTTTCCGCGATGATCACCCGCACTACCCTGCATTCTTCACTGGGCTATTCCATGCGCCCCGGTTGCACCGTACCGCGCTCCGCGTGTTCCGGTCGCGGGGTCCACACCCAGTAGCCAAGCGAATTTCACTGGCACAAGCCCGGGCACCGCGCCCCTCGACAAGCAGGTGTCCGCGCGGAATAGGGGCGCACTCTACGTGTAGCGCCCGTGCGCATGTACTGTGCGGTACATGACCTCCGCGTTTTCCAGGCAACGCGCTGTCAGGGGCACCATGAACGGCGCGGACGTCGGCAGGACGACGAATCCCCCGCCCGGCGACCCGTCGCGCAGAGCCGCCCGTACCTCGGCTTCCATCTCCGCAGGCGTCCCTGCTTCCAGCGTGCGGGCCTGCACGGCACCCATCAGGCAGAGCCGAACTCCGACGCGCCGCTTGATGTCCGCCAGCGTGACGTCCGCCGTCGGCATTGGCAGTGTTTCGAGCGGCTCCAGCGCATCGGCCCCCGTCTCAACAACCATCTCCAGCAGCGCATCGAGCATGCCATGACAATGGATGATTGCGAAATTGCCAGTCGCGTGAATCTCGTCGATCAGTAGCCGATCGTACGGCACGACGTAGCGCGGAAAGAAGCGGCGGGGATTCAACAGCGGTGCGCTGCAATACTCCGGCCCCCAGAGGCGGAAGGCCGCATTCTCCAGGTGCGGGCCGAGCGTTCGTACGCCGCGCATCAACTGGTCATTCGCACGTGCGAGCAGTGCCTGGATCGGGGCGTCGTCGCGCGTGCAGCGGAGCGCGAAGTCAGCATAGTCAAACAGGCCCACCACGCGTCCGACCGCATCTCCCGGGTTCGGACAAAGCACCCCGCGTTCTCCCACGCACGCGGCCAGGGCACGCAGCGCCGCCACGTCGTACTGCAACGGCGGATCGGGTAATGCCAGCACACGCTCGATGTCCGCGTCCGTTTTGATCAGCGGTTCGATCTGCCAACTCGTCATCAGGCCCGCATCGCGCCGCGCTACGCTGCGCACTGGTCCGCGGGGCGTCTGCACGGTTGTCACGCGTACGATGCTCCCGACGGATTGCGCTGCCACCTCGAACTGAACCCGGCCGGGCTCCTGCGCCGTAAAAAACACCGGCAGTTCGAGCGGGAGAAAGATAAAACTGTCACCGTACCGCTCTTCGAGCTCGAGGAGCGGAGCGTAAGACGATTCTCGGTTCGGCCAGTCATCGTTGAACCGGGAGTACTCGTAGAGCGTGACCGGAACACGGTCCGGCGTACTGCGCCGCAACGCGGTCAGGAGTCGGGTGCGCGGTGTCATCGCAGATCATTGTAAGGGAGAACGTGCGTGCCACAGATTCACATGGGCGGCACCGCGGTCGCTCCCGGGAGGGCGTCCTGAGCAGCCCGTAGTTCATCGAGGAACTGCAGGGCCGCGTCGAGACAGCTTTGCGGGTCGGGTGCGGTGTTGAGGGCATCGCCGAGACCGAAACGGACACGCTCGAAGAAGGGCTCAGAATTCAGCGACCAGGGTGCGATTTCGAGCTCCTGCACAACCTCAACAAGGGCCTCCACGAATGGATCATGGAGTCCGAAGCGCTCCACAATGATGCGCGCGGCGCACCGCCCCGGCCGCCGCGCCAACTCCGCGCCCGGTTCATCGAAAGGGATGCTCCCCGGCCAAGACTCGGCTACGAGGGCTCGGGCACCCGGGGACACCATCCGGGTCAGCAGCCAGGCGGCCACCGCCGTATCGGGTTCGAGCCGGCGGCTGGTACGGTACACTGGCAGTTCAGCGCCGCGGGCGGTTGTCGGAGCAGACTCGGACTCTGGCCCCGTGGCGAAAGGCGCAGCGGGATCGGATGACCACAGCAGGAGGGTCACAAGCACGACCAAAACCACCAGGATGAGAGCAGCGCCCACAGAGCGCATGGCTATTTCCAGTCCGGGTCCCGGCACGGACGCGGATCATCGGCTCCGAATGGAAAGATCGGTTGCGCTGCGCCACCAGCCGCCGGAAGCACCCATAGCCCCAGCCGCCCCCCGGCGCGGCTGGAGGTGAAGACAACCCAGCGTCCGTCGGGGCTGTAGCACGGGTGCATGTCACTCGCGGTGGATTCGGTCAGGCGTCGCAGGCGCCGGCTTGCCACGGACACGGTCCAGAGATTGAAGTGCCCGCCGGCGTTGCTTGCAAAGCAGACTTCCTGCCCATCGGGGGACCAGGCCGGTTGAATCGAATAGGCGTCAAGAAGCGAGAGCTGTCGCATTTCCTGGCGCTCGGTACGCATGATCCAGATTTCGCTGATGGTGATGGCGGTCGCCGCTCGGGCGTGCAGGTTCGAGTACGCCAGCCACAGGCCATCCGGCGACCAGGTGGGGTAATGCTGGTACGAGATCTTTTCCAGATGCGGCTCAAACGCGCGCCGCGCCTGGTGATAGATTACGAGGTCGGTGTTGTCGGTCGTGCGGTCCAGACTCGTGGCCATCGCAATCCGCAGATGATCCGGTCCGATCGCGGGGTGCATATCGAAGCGTTCTGCCGAGGCGAACGGGAGCTGCTGCGGTGTGGATCCCGCCCGCAGATCGAGTCGCCAGAGTTTGCCGTCGACCGTCTCATACACGATGTGCGAGTGATCCGGCGCGAGCGATGGCGCTCCCTCGTCGTAGGGGGTCTGTGTCAGCCGGCGAGGAGGCACGGCGGGATCAAGGTTCCAGGAGAACAGGTCCCATTGGCGCTCAACTTCCGCGCAGAAGACCAGCAGCGTGTCGGCGGGCGGATCGAACGTCGGCGCCGGTGCGGTCGTCGGCTGCAGCGGAGCCGGGCTAGCAGAGCGTTCAACCTCCTGCCCGGCGGTGACCAGCACCACACACGTGAGCACCGGTAACAATGCCGTCGCCGACGCGCAGCGAAGATTTCGATGACGGGGTGCGGCGCAGAGCGTGGCACGGGCGGGCGTATCGGTCATCGCTCGATCTCCACGACACGGCTCACGGTCCCGACGTGATTGCGGAACGTGGCCAGGTTCACGGTCAGCACATGGCGCCCCGGTGCCAGCGCAGCAACGTCCCAGGGGTAGGTGAACGGTACATGCCCCTGCTCGACCTCCAGCAGGCGACGATCATTCACGTAGATGATCAACTCGAAGCGCTGGTCATTGAGAAAACTTCGCTCGGCCGGATCGGGCACGTCCACGCGAAACAGGATGGTGTCGCCACGGAGCTTCAGAGGTGCGCCTGGTTCCGCGGGTTGAGTGGTCGCCGGCGCAGTCGTGGAAGGCGTCTCCTGTCCCAGAAATTCCAGCGTGAGACCCGGATCCCGATTGAGGTGCGGCGGAATGGCCGCGTGCGGGGAGAGAACGGTGGCTGCGTCTCGAACGCGCGTGACTTCCGGGTGCCGCGGGCGTGTGGCTGCAACGCGTGTGTAGTAGGCGCCATATCGCTCGGTGGTGTTACCCACGGTGAGAATGGCCGCGTCCGGCAGCGCAAAGGCAATCACACCCACACGCAACTGGGCGAGGCCTGTGACGACCCGCACGCGCTGTTCGTCATAACCGTCCCACGGCTCGATGTTCAAACCGGCGGGACGCGGTTCCCAGTTCACAATCGTCTTCAAAAGAGGACCGTTCAGTACGGCCGCGCGTACCAGTACACGGGCGGGTCGCGGCAGAGTGTAGCCGAGTTCGGTCGCACTCAA from Phycisphaerales bacterium encodes the following:
- a CDS encoding PD40 domain-containing protein is translated as MTDTPARATLCAAPRHRNLRCASATALLPVLTCVVLVTAGQEVERSASPAPLQPTTAPAPTFDPPADTLLVFCAEVERQWDLFSWNLDPAVPPRRLTQTPYDEGAPSLAPDHSHIVYETVDGKLWRLDLRAGSTPQQLPFASAERFDMHPAIGPDHLRIAMATSLDRTTDNTDLVIYHQARRAFEPHLEKISYQHYPTWSPDGLWLAYSNLHARAATAITISEIWIMRTERQEMRQLSLLDAYSIQPAWSPDGQEVCFASNAGGHFNLWTVSVASRRLRRLTESTASDMHPCYSPDGRWVVFTSSRAGGRLGLWVLPAAGGAAQPIFPFGADDPRPCRDPDWK
- a CDS encoding chromate resistance protein, which translates into the protein MRSVGAALILVVLVVLVTLLLWSSDPAAPFATGPESESAPTTARGAELPVYRTSRRLEPDTAVAAWLLTRMVSPGARALVAESWPGSIPFDEPGAELARRPGRCAARIIVERFGLHDPFVEALVEVVQELEIAPWSLNSEPFFERVRFGLGDALNTAPDPQSCLDAALQFLDELRAAQDALPGATAVPPM